The proteins below are encoded in one region of Fibrella aestuarina BUZ 2:
- a CDS encoding shikimate dehydrogenase family protein, with amino-acid sequence MTRYGLIGHPLTHSFSQNYFTQKFAREGIADARYDLFDLPDIAALSDLLQTPGLRGLNVTIPHKTNVLPYLDRLDASAQKVGAVNVIRLETDGSRTGFNSDYYGFRLALEEAWREGHGAGGVGQGMKALILGTGGASKAVVAALTDMGIAHKMVSRTPDANGLRYADVPDLIAEYHLIVNCSPVGTYPNVSAAPDLPYDRLTPQHFLYDLVYNPAETEFLRRGRAQGAAGLNGYRMLVLQAEKSWEIWNEH; translated from the coding sequence ATGACGCGCTACGGATTAATCGGCCACCCACTGACCCACTCCTTCTCCCAGAACTATTTCACCCAGAAATTCGCCCGCGAAGGCATCGCCGACGCCCGCTACGACCTGTTTGACCTGCCCGACATCGCGGCCCTGTCCGACTTATTGCAAACACCTGGGCTGCGGGGGCTGAACGTCACGATTCCGCATAAAACCAACGTGCTGCCCTACCTAGACCGGCTCGACGCATCGGCGCAGAAAGTGGGCGCTGTCAACGTGATTCGTCTCGAAACGGACGGCAGCCGAACCGGCTTCAACTCCGACTATTACGGCTTTCGGCTGGCGCTGGAAGAAGCGTGGCGGGAAGGGCACGGGGCAGGGGGCGTTGGGCAGGGCATGAAGGCGCTCATTCTGGGGACGGGTGGGGCATCGAAGGCGGTGGTGGCGGCGCTTACGGATATGGGGATTGCGCACAAAATGGTGTCGCGCACGCCCGATGCCAATGGTCTCCGCTACGCCGACGTACCTGACTTGATCGCCGAGTATCACCTGATCGTCAACTGTTCGCCCGTGGGTACGTACCCCAACGTATCCGCCGCGCCCGATCTACCTTACGATCGGCTCACACCCCAGCATTTTCTGTATGACCTGGTCTACAACCCCGCCGAAACCGAATTTTTGCGGCGGGGGCGGGCGCAGGGAGCTGCCGGTCTCAACGGCTATCGGATGCTCGTTTTGCAGGCCGAAAAGTCGTGGGAAATCTGGAATGAACACTAG
- a CDS encoding putative quinol monooxygenase, giving the protein MSLLLIANITAKPGCGPDLKPALLELVEAVRTEPACLLYELYESTESPDRFIMHERWPDQAGLDAHNQMPHMAAFQQKAGSLLDDVTLTKVEQ; this is encoded by the coding sequence ATGTCACTTCTGCTCATTGCCAACATTACGGCCAAACCCGGCTGCGGCCCCGATCTGAAACCCGCCCTACTTGAGTTGGTCGAAGCTGTCAGGACCGAACCCGCCTGTTTGTTGTACGAACTCTACGAAAGCACCGAATCACCCGACCGCTTCATCATGCACGAACGTTGGCCCGATCAGGCGGGGCTCGACGCCCACAACCAGATGCCGCACATGGCCGCGTTTCAGCAGAAAGCCGGCTCGTTGCTCGACGACGTAACCCTGACCAAAGTAGAGCAGTAG
- a CDS encoding 3'-5' exonuclease, giving the protein MYCIVDVETTGGVKGPTRLTEIALIRHDGNQIVDEFQTLLNPGHPIPPFISQLTRITDAMVAEAPTFDQVADRVHEITDGAIFVAHNVQFDFGFLQKEMNWLDREFLRRTLCTVRLSRKIIPGLPSYSLGKLCRSLEIPVSARHRAYGDAAATVKLFELLLQHDHRGHIPRPKPSMVY; this is encoded by the coding sequence GTGTATTGTATCGTTGACGTTGAGACCACTGGCGGCGTGAAAGGCCCCACTCGCCTTACTGAAATTGCCCTGATCCGCCACGACGGTAACCAGATCGTCGACGAGTTTCAGACCCTCCTTAATCCGGGCCATCCCATTCCGCCGTTTATCAGTCAGCTCACGCGCATCACCGACGCGATGGTGGCCGAAGCCCCTACGTTCGATCAGGTGGCCGACCGTGTGCATGAGATCACCGACGGGGCCATTTTTGTGGCGCATAATGTGCAGTTCGATTTCGGTTTCCTGCAAAAAGAGATGAACTGGCTCGACCGCGAGTTCTTGCGGCGAACGCTCTGCACCGTCCGGTTGAGTCGTAAAATCATTCCCGGCTTGCCGTCGTATAGCCTCGGTAAGCTCTGCCGGTCGCTCGAAATTCCGGTATCGGCCCGCCACCGCGCGTATGGTGACGCCGCCGCTACGGTGAAGCTGTTCGAACTACTATTGCAGCACGACCACCGGGGCCATATTCCCCGTCCCAAACCGTCGATGGTTTATTAG
- a CDS encoding HupE/UreJ family protein — MNDFWIYLGLGFDHITDPGGYDHILFIIALCAIYTLSQWRQVLILVTAFTIGHSITLALATLRLLTFRSDVIELLIPITILITAIINFFYQERTSPFSTRIKSRKWGRYSLALAFGLIHGLGFSSYLRSLLGREADIVTPLLAFNVGLELGQLLIVSLVLGLSHFILNAFRGHRRDWVLIISGIVAGMAISLIINNSLVSGS, encoded by the coding sequence ATGAACGACTTTTGGATTTACCTCGGTCTCGGTTTTGATCACATCACCGATCCGGGTGGTTACGACCATATTCTCTTTATCATCGCCCTCTGCGCGATCTATACCCTCTCACAGTGGCGGCAGGTGCTGATCCTAGTCACGGCCTTCACCATCGGGCATTCGATCACCCTGGCGCTGGCTACGTTGCGTCTGCTCACGTTTCGCTCCGACGTGATCGAACTCCTGATTCCGATCACCATCCTGATCACGGCGATCATCAACTTTTTTTATCAGGAGCGCACGAGCCCGTTCAGCACGCGGATCAAATCACGGAAATGGGGACGCTACAGCCTCGCGCTGGCCTTCGGCTTGATTCATGGCCTGGGCTTCTCCAGTTACCTGCGCAGCCTGCTGGGTCGGGAAGCCGACATCGTTACCCCTCTATTGGCGTTTAACGTTGGTCTCGAGTTGGGCCAACTCCTGATTGTATCGCTGGTACTGGGGCTGTCGCACTTTATCCTGAATGCCTTCCGGGGTCACCGCCGCGACTGGGTGCTCATCATCTCCGGCATCGTCGCCGGCATGGCTATTTCCCTGATTATCAATAATTCGCTAGTTTCAGGGTCGTGA
- a CDS encoding DUF1761 domain-containing protein, whose protein sequence is MLTVLPAINWLSVLVAFVLYFGLGAFWYLFLFPKPYRISLGRSANEPQSGNPLYIVGPAVCSLIITLTSAVLLYALNVTSYGAATLFAAVVGGGYLVTNTVNIAINPNIPRPFLYGLITGSYHFVGLLLISLLLVAMR, encoded by the coding sequence ATGCTTACTGTACTGCCCGCCATCAACTGGCTAAGTGTTCTTGTTGCCTTTGTACTCTATTTTGGCTTAGGTGCCTTCTGGTACCTGTTTCTGTTCCCCAAACCGTATCGGATTTCCCTCGGGCGAAGCGCCAACGAGCCACAAAGCGGCAATCCACTGTACATCGTCGGGCCAGCGGTCTGTTCGCTGATTATCACCCTAACGAGCGCGGTACTGTTATACGCCCTGAACGTGACGTCGTATGGTGCGGCCACACTTTTTGCGGCGGTAGTTGGCGGTGGCTATCTGGTTACCAACACGGTCAACATTGCTATCAATCCGAATATTCCCCGGCCCTTCCTGTATGGGCTGATTACGGGCAGCTACCACTTTGTTGGTCTACTGCTGATCAGTCTGTTGTTGGTAGCTATGCGCTAG
- a CDS encoding Uma2 family endonuclease — MVASAQPTEQSGIDLPQSLQTVDEFEAWQRLFVKEGSYEFVRGRVIPKPAMKQDEVFITDFLLRLFTKTNAYAQGDSLLPETDSYVDGVRKRIPDITYLTAEQKQAIRRGERVSTLFAIELLSESESFEDVTDKIQDYFDAGAQLVWYIAPRQKRVYAYTSATESVVYKADATLSAAPLLPDFQFTLTNLFA, encoded by the coding sequence ATGGTCGCCTCAGCTCAGCCCACCGAGCAATCTGGTATTGACTTGCCTCAATCGCTACAAACCGTCGATGAGTTTGAAGCCTGGCAACGCCTGTTCGTCAAGGAAGGAAGTTACGAGTTCGTGCGGGGGCGCGTTATTCCCAAACCCGCCATGAAACAGGACGAAGTCTTTATTACCGACTTTCTTTTGCGTCTTTTCACCAAGACAAACGCCTATGCACAGGGAGATTCACTGCTGCCCGAAACCGATTCATACGTGGATGGGGTACGCAAACGGATTCCTGATATAACGTACCTGACGGCGGAACAGAAACAAGCGATTCGGCGGGGGGAACGCGTCAGTACCCTGTTTGCCATTGAACTCCTGTCGGAATCGGAATCCTTCGAAGACGTTACCGACAAGATTCAGGATTACTTCGATGCTGGGGCGCAGTTGGTCTGGTACATCGCTCCCCGGCAGAAACGGGTGTATGCCTACACGTCAGCCACTGAGTCTGTGGTCTACAAAGCCGACGCAACCCTGTCGGCGGCTCCCCTCCTGCCCGATTTCCAGTTTACACTGACCAATTTGTTTGCCTGA
- the prmC gene encoding peptide chain release factor N(5)-glutamine methyltransferase, with protein sequence MALTTRPLYQQLSRNITAYPPEEAREMAFMLLDHYFGLRKADVLADKPLPANRTEPDWFRIIERLNRQEPIQHVIGTTIFCGLEFEVSPDVLIPRPETEDLVRLIMHDFADQTERPVRVIDIGTGSGCLAVTLARFLPQSDVTAYDVSEVALAMAQRNADKLNAEVTFQKQDILAVAQQQVGTFDCVVSNPPYVTRSEAAQMDKNVLDYEPDVALFVDDADPLIFYKAVADFAAHNLSEAGVCYVEINERFGEATKAVFDERGFQNVQIFKDIHGKDRSVRATKN encoded by the coding sequence ATGGCTCTTACCACGCGTCCCCTTTATCAACAACTTAGCCGTAACATCACGGCCTATCCGCCTGAAGAAGCGCGCGAGATGGCCTTTATGCTACTCGACCACTATTTCGGCCTCCGCAAAGCCGATGTATTGGCCGATAAACCGCTCCCCGCCAACCGTACCGAACCCGACTGGTTTCGGATCATCGAACGGCTTAACCGGCAGGAACCGATTCAGCACGTGATTGGTACGACCATTTTTTGCGGACTGGAATTTGAAGTATCGCCCGACGTGCTGATTCCCCGCCCCGAAACGGAAGACCTCGTCCGGCTGATTATGCACGATTTTGCCGATCAGACCGAACGGCCCGTGCGTGTCATCGATATCGGTACGGGCAGTGGCTGCCTGGCGGTAACGCTCGCCCGGTTCCTGCCCCAGTCTGACGTAACGGCCTATGATGTGTCGGAGGTGGCGCTGGCGATGGCCCAACGCAACGCCGACAAGCTTAACGCCGAGGTGACCTTTCAGAAACAGGATATTCTGGCCGTGGCCCAGCAGCAGGTGGGTACGTTCGATTGCGTGGTGAGCAACCCGCCTTACGTAACCCGCTCGGAAGCCGCCCAGATGGACAAGAATGTGCTGGACTATGAACCCGACGTGGCTCTGTTTGTCGACGACGCCGACCCGCTGATTTTCTACAAGGCCGTTGCCGATTTCGCCGCCCACAACCTGTCGGAAGCCGGTGTCTGTTACGTCGAAATCAACGAACGGTTCGGCGAAGCGACCAAGGCGGTTTTCGACGAACGCGGCTTCCAGAACGTTCAGATTTTTAAAGACATTCACGGCAAAGATCGCAGCGTCAGAGCGACCAAAAACTAG
- the ribD gene encoding bifunctional diaminohydroxyphosphoribosylaminopyrimidine deaminase/5-amino-6-(5-phosphoribosylamino)uracil reductase RibD, which yields MNTPNSLIMRRALDLATLGRGHVSPNPMVGCVIVHDLGEGATGRILGEGWHQQYGGPHAEVNAVRAVLPADEALLPQSTAYVTLEPCSHWGKTPPCADLLIQKQLGRVVCCNDDPNPLVAGKGFEKLRDAGIEVITGLLTDEGRLLNARFFTAIEQQRPYVILKWAETADGFMGGPGATPVPISGPLAGRLVHRWRSEEDAILVGTTTARHDNPRLNTRLWPGRSPVRVVLDRTLALLTTLHLFDGTQPTLVYHRSGLDVPVASENVSYAAADSLPDLLTDLHERRIQSVLVEGGAQVLGTFLDAGLWDEIRQFRSMQTLGQGVAAPTARGTLVSREQVGTDELWTWRRA from the coding sequence ATGAATACACCCAATTCACTGATCATGCGCCGGGCCCTCGATCTGGCTACGTTGGGTCGGGGTCACGTTAGTCCCAACCCGATGGTTGGCTGTGTCATTGTCCACGATTTAGGGGAGGGTGCTACGGGGCGCATCCTGGGTGAAGGCTGGCATCAACAGTATGGCGGCCCCCATGCCGAAGTCAATGCCGTTCGGGCCGTGCTGCCAGCCGACGAAGCGCTGCTGCCCCAATCGACGGCCTACGTCACGCTTGAACCCTGTTCGCATTGGGGCAAAACGCCACCCTGCGCTGATCTGCTTATCCAAAAGCAACTGGGCCGGGTCGTGTGTTGCAACGACGACCCCAATCCGCTGGTAGCTGGCAAAGGCTTTGAAAAACTGCGTGATGCCGGTATCGAGGTAATTACAGGCTTGCTGACCGACGAAGGCCGCCTGCTGAATGCCCGTTTTTTTACGGCTATCGAACAGCAACGGCCCTACGTCATCCTGAAATGGGCTGAGACTGCCGACGGCTTCATGGGTGGCCCTGGTGCTACGCCGGTTCCCATTAGTGGGCCACTGGCGGGGCGGCTGGTGCACCGCTGGCGGAGCGAAGAAGACGCAATTCTGGTTGGGACCACCACCGCTCGCCACGATAACCCCCGCCTCAACACGCGATTATGGCCGGGTCGGTCGCCGGTGCGGGTCGTGCTGGATCGCACGCTTGCATTACTTACCACGCTCCATCTGTTTGATGGCACCCAACCAACGCTGGTCTATCATCGGTCGGGACTGGACGTACCTGTAGCTTCAGAAAACGTGAGCTACGCCGCCGCCGATTCACTGCCAGACTTACTCACCGACCTGCACGAACGCCGTATTCAATCGGTATTGGTTGAGGGCGGGGCGCAGGTGCTGGGTACGTTCCTCGACGCCGGGCTTTGGGACGAAATTCGCCAATTCCGAAGCATGCAGACGCTGGGTCAGGGTGTTGCCGCCCCAACCGCGCGAGGTACGTTGGTGAGCCGCGAGCAAGTTGGGACGGATGAGCTGTGGACGTGGCGACGCGCTTAG
- the nagA gene encoding N-acetylglucosamine-6-phosphate deacetylase: MLFQNATVFTGDQLLSGYDVLIERGQISAISTDLLDATTEQVIDLNGDYLVPGFIDLQLYGGSEAFLNETPTPDAIRQIFDSHARNGTTTLLPTMHSDTLAQMQQAMAAIATVRDAMPLNVPGIHLEGPYFNPVKRGAHRAALVRTPAEGELEALFSTNADVIRILTAAPEVLSDEQLALLNQLKHPDTLLSLGHSNATYQQATDAFNGAGASPVFTLATHLYNAMRGFESREPGTVGAIFDHPTVACSIIADGYHCAPAAIRMAHRLLGPDRLFMICDALFANPPRPTFALGDFIVSYEPGSGTPDEPLHGRYVSHEGKLGGTAITLADCVRYAVDTVDLPLTDVLRMASTTPARLIGLDTQIGHIKAGYVANLVHLDRSLTVKGVWIDGEALA, encoded by the coding sequence ATGCTTTTCCAAAACGCAACCGTTTTTACCGGCGATCAACTGCTGTCGGGCTACGATGTACTGATCGAGCGCGGTCAGATCAGCGCCATAAGTACCGATCTACTCGACGCCACCACCGAGCAAGTGATCGATCTGAATGGCGATTACCTGGTGCCGGGCTTCATTGACCTGCAATTGTATGGTGGCTCGGAAGCGTTCCTAAACGAAACACCCACGCCCGACGCGATCCGGCAGATTTTCGACAGCCACGCCCGCAACGGCACCACCACGCTGCTGCCCACGATGCACTCCGACACGTTGGCGCAGATGCAACAGGCCATGGCAGCCATCGCGACGGTGCGGGACGCCATGCCGCTCAACGTACCCGGCATTCACCTGGAAGGCCCTTATTTCAACCCAGTAAAACGCGGGGCGCATCGGGCAGCGCTGGTACGTACCCCAGCCGAAGGCGAACTGGAAGCGCTCTTCAGCACCAATGCCGACGTGATCCGTATTCTAACGGCCGCGCCTGAGGTTCTCTCCGATGAGCAACTCGCTCTCCTGAATCAGTTGAAGCACCCCGACACGCTGCTGTCACTGGGGCATAGTAACGCCACCTATCAGCAGGCAACCGATGCCTTCAATGGCGCGGGAGCCTCGCCCGTATTCACGCTGGCAACGCACCTGTACAACGCCATGCGGGGCTTCGAAAGCCGCGAGCCAGGCACTGTAGGGGCTATTTTCGATCACCCAACCGTGGCCTGTAGCATTATCGCTGACGGCTACCACTGCGCCCCGGCGGCCATTCGGATGGCGCACCGGCTGCTCGGCCCCGACCGGCTCTTTATGATCTGCGATGCGCTGTTTGCCAACCCGCCGCGCCCCACCTTCGCGCTGGGCGATTTCATCGTCAGCTACGAACCCGGCAGCGGCACACCCGACGAGCCCCTGCACGGTCGGTACGTCAGCCACGAAGGGAAGCTGGGCGGCACAGCTATCACCCTCGCCGATTGTGTGCGGTACGCCGTGGATACCGTCGACCTGCCGCTGACGGACGTATTACGGATGGCGTCGACCACGCCGGCCCGCCTCATTGGTCTCGATACTCAGATTGGCCATATAAAGGCTGGGTACGTGGCTAACCTCGTTCACCTCGACCGGTCATTGACCGTGAAGGGCGTCTGGATCGACGGAGAAGCGCTGGCCTAA
- a CDS encoding AAA family ATPase — protein MTYHSQIRQVLAEIGKVVVGQERLLNRLLVGLFTGGHILLEGVPGLAKSLTINTLAKVLQLDFQRIQFTPDLLPADLIGTMIFNQRTSDFEVKQGPVFANLILADEINRSPAKVQSALLEAMQEKQVTIGEETFILDRPFLVLATQNPVEQEGTYPLPEAQVDRFMMKVFVDYLNKEEELLVMRRMSNLNFDYEVQSLLDRTDIANIRDEINAVNISESLEKYIIELVFATRRPLDYGLRDESRYIQYGVSPRASIHLNLAAKALAYFDQRDYVLPEDIKDVCPDVFNHRVLLNYEAEADGITSLQVIDSILRKVAIG, from the coding sequence ATGACCTATCATTCACAAATCAGGCAGGTACTGGCCGAAATCGGCAAGGTCGTGGTTGGGCAGGAACGCCTGCTGAACCGGCTGCTTGTTGGCCTGTTCACGGGTGGCCATATTCTGCTCGAGGGCGTTCCCGGTCTGGCCAAGTCGCTTACGATCAATACGCTGGCGAAAGTACTACAGCTTGATTTTCAACGGATTCAGTTCACGCCCGACCTGCTGCCCGCCGACCTGATCGGGACGATGATCTTCAATCAGCGCACGTCGGATTTTGAGGTGAAACAGGGACCCGTTTTTGCCAACCTGATTCTAGCCGACGAAATCAACCGGTCGCCGGCCAAGGTGCAATCGGCCCTGCTGGAAGCGATGCAGGAAAAACAGGTAACGATTGGCGAAGAGACGTTTATTCTGGACCGCCCGTTTCTGGTGCTGGCCACGCAAAATCCCGTTGAGCAGGAAGGCACGTACCCACTGCCCGAGGCGCAGGTCGACCGGTTTATGATGAAGGTGTTTGTCGACTACCTCAACAAGGAAGAAGAATTGCTGGTGATGCGGCGGATGTCGAACCTGAATTTCGACTACGAAGTGCAGTCGCTACTGGACCGCACCGACATTGCCAATATCCGCGACGAAATCAACGCGGTGAATATCTCCGAGTCGCTCGAAAAGTACATTATCGAACTGGTGTTTGCCACGCGCCGCCCCCTCGACTACGGCTTGCGCGATGAATCCCGCTACATTCAGTATGGTGTTTCGCCCCGCGCGAGCATTCATCTGAACCTCGCAGCCAAAGCCCTCGCCTATTTCGATCAGCGCGATTATGTGCTGCCGGAAGACATTAAAGATGTATGCCCCGACGTGTTCAACCATCGGGTTTTGCTCAACTATGAAGCCGAAGCAGACGGCATCACATCACTTCAGGTGATCGACTCTATTCTGCGCAAAGTGGCCATCGGCTAA